The Roseococcus microcysteis genome contains a region encoding:
- the ccmD gene encoding heme exporter protein CcmD: MNTAHWWFIGLSWALTLLVFGALSVAALLRHRNAKRQLARLETRARGKS; this comes from the coding sequence ATGAACACGGCCCATTGGTGGTTCATCGGCCTGAGCTGGGCCCTGACCCTTCTCGTCTTCGGCGCGCTGTCGGTGGCGGCGCTCTTGCGCCACCGCAATGCGAAGCGGCAACTCGCCCGGCTAGAGACCCGGGCCAGGGGAAAATCATGA
- the ccmE gene encoding cytochrome c maturation protein CcmE, producing the protein MTRKRRRLYILMLCAIGLGSATALTLTAFQDNLVFFRSPSDIMAETPPQGRAFRLGGLVEAGSVVRDATYDGRPAITFRVTDGAHAIPVVFNGVLPDLFREGQGVVTQGVLGTDGTFRAREVLARHDETYMPPEVADALKRAGHWQPEAGAPPPPNQWNTLRGNQPAAPTPARTGS; encoded by the coding sequence ATGACTCGCAAGCGCCGGCGCCTCTATATCCTGATGCTGTGTGCGATCGGCCTGGGCTCCGCCACGGCGCTGACGCTGACGGCGTTCCAGGACAATTTGGTCTTCTTCCGCTCGCCTTCCGACATCATGGCGGAAACCCCGCCCCAGGGCCGCGCCTTCCGCCTGGGCGGGCTGGTCGAGGCCGGCAGCGTGGTGCGCGACGCCACCTATGACGGCCGCCCCGCCATCACCTTCCGCGTGACCGATGGCGCGCACGCCATCCCCGTCGTCTTCAACGGCGTGCTGCCGGACCTGTTCCGCGAGGGCCAGGGCGTGGTCACCCAGGGCGTGCTCGGCACCGATGGCACCTTCCGCGCGCGCGAGGTGCTGGCCCGCCATGACGAGACCTACATGCCGCCCGAGGTGGCCGATGCCCTGAAGCGCGCCGGCCATTGGCAGCCCGAGGCCGGCGCGCCACCACCGCCCAACCAGTGGAACACGCTGCGCGGCAACCAGCCGGCCGCCCCCACCCCCGCGAGGACCGGCTCATGA
- a CDS encoding heme lyase CcmF/NrfE family subunit, translating into MIPEIGHFALIMALMLSVAQSVLPLWGAHRGDARLMATASPLAFAGLVAVGVGFGALVWSFVVNDTTVMNVVQNSHSAKPLIYKITGTWGNHEGSMVLWVLTLSICAAAVAGFGRDLPSGLKSRVLAVMGMISLGFLAFTLFTSNPFDRVWPPPPDGQGLNPLLQDIGLAIHPPLLYVGYVGYAVTFAFAVAALIEGRVDAAWGRWVRPWSLAAWAFLTMGIAIGSWWAYYELGWGGFWFWDPVENASLLPWLVGAALLHSAIVVEKREALKVWTVLLALLAFALSLLGTFLVRSGVLNSVHSFASDPARGVFILGLLAVYVAGAFALFAWRAPAMAPQGVFAPISREGGIVLNNLLLCSITAVVFVGTLYPLFLDLLTGQMISVGPPFYNMATAPLAFPLVVAMAMGPLMAWKRAAFWPVLQRLWWAACIALLAFILALVLGGWNALPALGFACGFWLLAGAVVDIGDRAGLGRTKLASVFNRARHLPRAAWGAAIAHAGMGVTILGISGMGLATERLIALPAGGTTQFAGYEWRLDGVRDFQGPNWTARKASITVLRDGQVQFVMEPSRRFFPVGRMTTTEAAIRTNLARDLYAVLGEERDGPTGQREAVLRLHHKPLAPWIWIGAGIMALGAGLSLSDRRVRIAAPNRRRREAEEAARAGATA; encoded by the coding sequence ATGATCCCCGAGATCGGCCATTTCGCCCTGATCATGGCGCTGATGCTCAGCGTCGCGCAGTCCGTGCTGCCGCTCTGGGGGGCGCATCGGGGCGATGCGCGGTTGATGGCCACGGCCTCGCCGCTCGCCTTCGCGGGGCTGGTGGCCGTGGGCGTGGGCTTCGGCGCGCTCGTCTGGTCCTTCGTGGTGAATGACACCACGGTGATGAACGTGGTGCAGAACAGCCACTCGGCGAAGCCCCTGATCTACAAGATCACGGGGACCTGGGGGAACCATGAGGGTTCCATGGTGCTCTGGGTGCTGACGCTCTCCATCTGCGCGGCCGCGGTGGCCGGCTTCGGGCGCGACCTGCCCTCGGGGCTGAAGTCGCGCGTGCTGGCGGTGATGGGCATGATCTCGCTGGGCTTCCTGGCCTTCACGCTGTTCACCTCCAACCCCTTCGACCGCGTCTGGCCGCCGCCGCCCGATGGGCAGGGGCTGAACCCGCTGCTGCAGGATATCGGCCTCGCGATCCATCCGCCGCTGCTCTATGTCGGCTATGTCGGCTATGCCGTGACCTTCGCCTTCGCCGTCGCGGCGCTGATCGAGGGGCGCGTGGACGCGGCCTGGGGGCGCTGGGTGCGGCCCTGGTCGCTCGCCGCCTGGGCCTTCCTGACCATGGGCATCGCGATCGGCTCCTGGTGGGCCTATTACGAGCTGGGCTGGGGCGGCTTCTGGTTCTGGGACCCGGTGGAGAACGCCTCGCTGCTGCCCTGGCTGGTGGGTGCCGCGCTGCTGCACAGCGCCATCGTGGTCGAGAAGCGCGAGGCGCTGAAGGTCTGGACCGTGCTGCTGGCGCTGCTGGCCTTCGCGCTGTCGCTGCTGGGCACCTTCCTGGTGCGCTCGGGCGTGCTGAACTCGGTGCATTCCTTCGCTTCCGACCCCGCGCGCGGCGTGTTCATCCTGGGGCTGCTGGCCGTCTATGTGGCCGGCGCCTTCGCGCTCTTCGCCTGGCGCGCGCCGGCCATGGCGCCGCAGGGGGTCTTCGCGCCCATCTCGCGCGAGGGCGGCATCGTGCTGAACAACCTGCTGCTGTGCTCCATCACGGCGGTGGTCTTCGTGGGCACGCTCTATCCGCTGTTCCTGGATTTGCTCACGGGCCAGATGATCTCGGTGGGCCCGCCCTTCTACAACATGGCCACCGCGCCGCTCGCTTTCCCGCTGGTCGTCGCCATGGCCATGGGGCCGCTGATGGCCTGGAAGCGCGCGGCCTTCTGGCCCGTGCTGCAACGCCTGTGGTGGGCCGCCTGCATCGCGCTGCTCGCCTTCATCCTGGCGCTGGTGCTGGGCGGGTGGAACGCGCTGCCGGCGCTGGGCTTCGCCTGCGGCTTCTGGCTGCTGGCGGGTGCGGTGGTGGACATCGGCGACCGCGCGGGGCTGGGGCGGACGAAGCTCGCCAGCGTGTTCAACCGGGCGCGCCACCTGCCGCGCGCCGCCTGGGGGGCGGCCATCGCCCATGCCGGCATGGGCGTCACCATCCTGGGCATTTCCGGCATGGGGCTGGCGACGGAGCGCCTCATCGCCCTGCCCGCCGGTGGCACCACGCAGTTCGCGGGCTATGAATGGCGCCTCGACGGCGTGCGGGATTTCCAGGGCCCCAACTGGACCGCGCGCAAGGCCAGCATCACCGTCCTGCGCGACGGCCAGGTGCAGTTCGTTATGGAGCCCTCGCGCCGCTTCTTCCCCGTGGGCCGCATGACGACGACCGAGGCCGCCATCCGCACCAACCTGGCGCGCGACCTCTACGCCGTGCTGGGCGAGGAGCGCGACGGCCCGACCGGCCAGCGCGAGGCCGTGCTGCGCCTGCACCACAAGCCGCTGGCGCCCTGGATCTGGATCGGCGCGGGCATCATGGCGCTGGGCGCGGGGCTTTCGCTCAGCGATCGTCGCGTGCGCATCGCCGCCCCCAACCGCCGCCGCCGCGAGGCCGAGGAAGCCGCCCGTGCCGGAGCCACCGCATGA
- a CDS encoding DsbE family thiol:disulfide interchange protein, translating into MSTATSRRNLLIFAPLGVALAGGTGFYLMLRGLQDGSFNPRGVPSVLIGRTVPEFSLPPLETSGLPALASGDLGNLPGPVVVNFWASWCVPCIIEHPHLMALHRRGVPVFGVNYKDRANDAQAFLTRHGNPYTRLGVDQPGRVAIDWGVYGVPETYILDRQGVVRWRWAGPITPELMSQEVNPLLDRLRA; encoded by the coding sequence ATGAGCACCGCCACCTCCCGCCGCAACCTGCTGATCTTCGCGCCGCTGGGCGTGGCGCTGGCCGGCGGCACCGGTTTCTATCTGATGCTGCGCGGGTTGCAGGATGGCAGCTTCAACCCGCGCGGCGTGCCCTCGGTGCTGATCGGCCGGACCGTGCCGGAATTCAGCCTGCCGCCGCTGGAGACCTCGGGCCTGCCGGCGCTGGCCTCCGGCGACCTCGGGAACCTCCCCGGCCCCGTGGTGGTGAATTTCTGGGCCAGCTGGTGCGTGCCCTGCATCATCGAGCATCCGCACCTCATGGCGCTGCACCGCCGCGGCGTGCCGGTCTTTGGCGTGAACTACAAGGACCGCGCGAATGACGCGCAGGCCTTCCTGACACGCCACGGCAACCCCTACACGCGGCTGGGCGTGGACCAGCCGGGACGCGTGGCCATTGACTGGGGCGTCTATGGCGTGCCCGAGACCTATATCCTGGACCGGCAGGGCGTGGTGCGCTGGCGTTGGGCCGGGCCCATCACGCCCGAACTGATGAGCCAGGAAGTGAACCCGCTGCTCGACCGGCTGCGCGCATGA
- a CDS encoding cytochrome c-type biogenesis protein, which yields MRRLALVLALLAAPAFAQIGDTTYRLEDPAQEQRAREIGRELRCLVCQNQSIEDSDASLARDLRLLVREQIAAGASNDEVMRFVHQRYGDFVLLRPPVNTATILLWATPVLALAGGLFAIWRIRRRGAAAGAGVGEVELTEAERARLARIVPAQDSKGDHRA from the coding sequence ATGAGGCGGTTGGCCCTTGTCCTCGCGCTGCTGGCCGCTCCGGCCTTCGCGCAGATCGGCGACACCACCTATCGCCTGGAAGACCCCGCCCAGGAACAGCGCGCGCGCGAGATCGGGCGTGAGCTGCGCTGCCTCGTCTGCCAGAACCAGTCCATCGAGGACAGCGACGCCTCCCTGGCGCGCGACCTGCGCCTCTTGGTGCGCGAACAGATCGCGGCCGGCGCCTCCAATGACGAGGTGATGCGCTTCGTCCATCAGCGCTATGGCGACTTCGTGCTGCTGCGCCCACCCGTGAACACGGCCACCATCCTGCTCTGGGCCACGCCGGTGCTGGCGCTGGCGGGCGGGCTCTTCGCCATCTGGCGCATCCGACGGCGCGGCGCCGCGGCAGGCGCCGGCGTGGGCGAGGTGGAACTGACCGAGGCGGAACGGGCGCGCCTCGCGCGGATCGTGCCCGCACAGGATTCGAAAGGCGACCATCGCGCGTGA
- the ccmI gene encoding c-type cytochrome biogenesis protein CcmI, with translation MTWVALAIVAALILAPLFYAFLRPANPRGRGEADRALFEAQLAELELQRAEGRLDDVAFRAATVEVQRRLLAAPAPESFRAPPRPSALVLAALVLVPVAGVGAYIWRGTPEMPSATLEIRQAMGAQEDELLNRLRERLATQDPNTEIGRQGFILLGNAERNRGRWTEAAAAWERAQAIRFDVGLAGDLAEVKIEVGDTDQARRWIERGLAVDPGDPRLRFLAGLSEARAGRNEVARATWTALLAEAPANAPWRDIVEQRLRALP, from the coding sequence GTGACCTGGGTGGCTTTGGCGATCGTCGCCGCATTGATTCTCGCACCGCTGTTCTATGCCTTCCTGCGCCCCGCCAATCCGCGCGGGCGCGGCGAGGCGGATCGCGCGCTGTTCGAGGCGCAGCTCGCGGAACTGGAACTCCAGCGCGCCGAAGGACGGCTGGACGATGTGGCCTTCCGCGCCGCCACGGTGGAGGTGCAGCGCCGCCTGCTGGCCGCCCCCGCGCCCGAGAGCTTCCGCGCCCCGCCCCGCCCCTCCGCGCTGGTGCTGGCGGCGCTGGTGCTGGTGCCGGTGGCCGGCGTGGGCGCCTATATCTGGCGCGGCACGCCGGAGATGCCCTCGGCCACGCTGGAAATCCGGCAGGCCATGGGCGCGCAGGAGGATGAGCTGCTGAACCGCCTGCGCGAGCGGCTGGCCACGCAGGACCCCAACACCGAGATCGGCCGCCAGGGCTTCATCCTGCTGGGCAATGCGGAACGCAACCGCGGCCGCTGGACCGAGGCCGCCGCCGCCTGGGAACGCGCCCAGGCCATCCGCTTCGATGTGGGCCTGGCGGGCGATCTGGCCGAGGTCAAGATCGAGGTGGGCGACACCGACCAAGCCCGCCGCTGGATCGAACGCGGCCTGGCGGTGGACCCCGGCGACCCGCGGCTGCGCTTCCTGGCGGGCCTGTCCGAGGCACGGGCCGGGCGCAACGAGGTGGCCCGCGCCACCTGGACTGCCCTGCTGGCCGAAGCCCCCGCGAACGCGCCCTGGCGCGACATCGTGGAGCAGCGGCTCAGGGCGCTGCCCTGA
- a CDS encoding transporter substrate-binding domain-containing protein translates to MRRWLAVLGLSLFAITPATAQSLLDQVRARGEVRCGVNGGLPGFSAPDPQGVMRGFDADLCRAVAAAALADPTRVAFVTQATPEDGFAALEEGRIDLLARNTTITLSRASRRTLAPGPVMFFDGAGFLVPTSLGVSSPRNLDGRTLCWAGAEGGATGLAIEDFGRRLGKVWTVRRFASPPEVVVAMRGGDCHAFVADQGALATRRVTDFPDPDNWAVLPEVISQEPLAPWVRAGDEQWRDIVFWTMQMLITAEANEISSARLPEMLASPDPRIRRVLGLAQGFGAGLGLPDDWGARVILGVGNYGEIFERNLGEGSVFGMERGLNDQWTRGGLLYGMPLR, encoded by the coding sequence ATGCGCCGTTGGCTCGCCGTCCTTGGCCTATCCCTTTTCGCCATCACGCCCGCGACGGCGCAAAGCCTGCTGGACCAGGTGCGCGCGCGGGGCGAGGTGCGCTGCGGCGTGAATGGCGGCCTGCCCGGCTTCTCCGCGCCGGACCCGCAGGGGGTGATGCGCGGCTTCGACGCGGACCTCTGCCGCGCCGTGGCCGCCGCCGCACTGGCCGACCCCACGCGCGTGGCCTTCGTGACGCAGGCCACGCCCGAGGACGGCTTCGCGGCGCTGGAGGAAGGCCGGATAGACCTGCTGGCGCGCAACACCACCATCACCCTCAGCCGTGCCAGCCGCCGCACCCTGGCGCCGGGCCCGGTGATGTTCTTCGACGGGGCGGGCTTCCTGGTGCCCACCTCGCTCGGCGTTTCCAGCCCGCGCAACCTGGATGGCCGCACGCTGTGCTGGGCCGGCGCGGAGGGCGGCGCCACGGGCCTCGCCATCGAGGATTTCGGCCGCCGCCTGGGCAAGGTCTGGACGGTGCGCCGCTTCGCGTCACCGCCCGAGGTGGTGGTCGCCATGCGCGGCGGCGACTGCCACGCCTTCGTGGCCGACCAGGGGGCGCTCGCCACCCGCCGCGTCACCGACTTCCCGGACCCTGACAACTGGGCGGTGCTGCCCGAGGTGATCTCCCAGGAACCCCTCGCCCCCTGGGTGCGGGCCGGCGATGAGCAGTGGCGCGACATCGTGTTCTGGACCATGCAGATGCTGATCACGGCCGAGGCGAATGAAATCTCCTCCGCCCGCCTGCCCGAGATGCTGGCCAGTCCCGATCCGCGCATCCGCCGCGTGCTGGGCTTGGCGCAAGGCTTCGGCGCGGGCCTCGGCTTGCCCGACGACTGGGGCGCGCGCGTGATCCTGGGCGTGGGCAATTACGGCGAAATCTTCGAGCGCAACCTGGGCGAGGGCTCGGTCTTCGGCATGGAGCGCGGGCTGAACGACCAGTGGACGCGCGGCGGGCTGCTCTATGGGATGCCGCTGCGGTAG
- a CDS encoding DUF4189 domain-containing protein, with translation MTSFATRGLWLLGGLCLWLALAPAAPAQTGNPAHDALSARPEAERRQIILQALRAVGQGCGSVARLFPAGLDARRGAYWDVRCADGGQWRIRLPAERFAQPSLQRCGAGAPAPQGGPCFQAVAAAPAGAQPRATASPATAPPPGARFGAIYTTDQPRAAYGFANGRTDRLAVNLAALRACEGMAEGAPCQFRGEIINRCAALAFALTRNPREVLRDHRTQAQNLATTGQGGTQAEAEAAAMEACRLADREGGNCRIMAAGC, from the coding sequence ATGACCTCATTTGCCACGCGCGGCCTGTGGTTGCTGGGCGGGCTGTGCCTCTGGCTGGCCCTCGCCCCCGCGGCCCCGGCGCAGACCGGCAACCCGGCCCATGACGCGCTGTCCGCCCGGCCGGAGGCGGAACGCCGGCAGATCATCCTGCAGGCGCTGCGCGCGGTGGGGCAGGGCTGCGGCAGCGTGGCCCGGCTCTTTCCCGCCGGGCTCGACGCGCGGCGCGGGGCCTATTGGGATGTGCGCTGCGCCGATGGCGGCCAATGGCGGATCCGCCTGCCGGCCGAGCGCTTCGCCCAGCCCAGCCTGCAGCGTTGTGGCGCGGGCGCGCCCGCGCCCCAGGGCGGCCCCTGCTTCCAGGCGGTGGCGGCTGCGCCGGCCGGCGCGCAGCCCCGCGCCACCGCGAGCCCGGCCACCGCGCCCCCGCCCGGCGCGCGCTTCGGCGCCATCTACACCACCGACCAGCCGCGCGCCGCCTATGGCTTCGCCAATGGCCGCACCGACCGGCTGGCGGTGAACCTCGCGGCGCTGCGCGCCTGCGAGGGCATGGCCGAGGGCGCGCCCTGCCAGTTCCGTGGCGAGATCATCAACCGCTGCGCCGCCCTGGCCTTCGCCCTGACCCGCAACCCGCGCGAGGTGCTGCGCGACCATCGCACCCAGGCGCAGAACCTCGCCACCACGGGCCAGGGCGGCACCCAGGCCGAGGCGGAGGCGGCCGCGATGGAGGCCTGCCGCCTCGCCGACCGGGAAGGGGGGAATTGCCGCATCATGGCGGCGGGTTGCTAA
- a CDS encoding TRAP transporter substrate-binding protein yields MNRRIILGAAAAAAPMALAAPALAQANPEVRWRFQSSFPRNLDVLFGTAERIASRVAALTDNRFRISVFPAGEIVPGLQVLDAVQAGTIEAGHTASYWYIGKEPGFAFFTCMPFGLNTRQLTAWLRHGGGNQLGDQLFADYSIQAFPAGDTGAQMGGWFRNEIRSQQDVQGLKFRISGLAGQVFQRMGAAPTLIAPADIYPALERGTIDATEFTGPHDDERLGFFRVARFYYAPGWFEPAARLHMMTNKRAYDALPDAYKAAIQVACAEADSEMTSRYDHLNPIALRRLVAAGAQLRFFPREMMQAAWTANEALMADLAGQNPRFRTLWDSYRPYRNELFQWFRVSENSYDNFAFPAAAAAAR; encoded by the coding sequence ATGAATCGCCGCATCATCCTGGGCGCCGCCGCGGCGGCCGCCCCCATGGCCTTGGCCGCCCCGGCGCTGGCCCAGGCCAACCCCGAGGTCCGCTGGCGCTTCCAGTCCAGCTTCCCGCGCAACCTGGACGTGCTGTTCGGCACCGCCGAGCGCATCGCCAGCCGGGTCGCGGCGCTGACCGACAACCGCTTCCGGATTTCCGTCTTCCCGGCGGGCGAAATCGTGCCCGGGCTGCAGGTGCTGGACGCGGTGCAGGCCGGCACCATCGAGGCCGGGCACACCGCCTCCTACTGGTATATCGGCAAGGAGCCGGGCTTCGCCTTCTTCACCTGCATGCCCTTCGGCCTGAACACCCGCCAGCTGACGGCCTGGCTGCGGCATGGCGGCGGCAACCAGCTGGGCGACCAGCTCTTCGCCGACTACAGCATCCAGGCCTTTCCGGCGGGCGACACGGGCGCGCAGATGGGCGGCTGGTTCCGCAACGAGATCCGCAGCCAGCAGGACGTGCAGGGGCTGAAGTTCCGCATCTCGGGCCTCGCGGGCCAGGTGTTCCAGCGCATGGGCGCCGCACCCACGCTGATCGCCCCGGCCGACATCTACCCGGCGCTGGAGCGCGGCACGATCGACGCGACCGAGTTCACCGGCCCGCATGACGATGAGCGCCTGGGCTTCTTCCGCGTGGCGCGCTTCTACTACGCGCCGGGCTGGTTCGAGCCGGCCGCGCGCCTGCACATGATGACCAACAAGCGCGCCTATGACGCGCTGCCGGACGCCTACAAGGCCGCTATCCAGGTGGCCTGCGCGGAAGCCGACAGCGAGATGACCAGCCGCTACGACCACCTGAACCCTATCGCGCTGCGGCGCCTGGTGGCCGCGGGCGCCCAGCTGCGCTTCTTCCCGCGCGAGATGATGCAGGCCGCCTGGACCGCCAACGAAGCCCTGATGGCGGACCTGGCCGGCCAGAACCCGCGCTTCCGCACGCTGTGGGACAGCTACCGCCCCTACCGGAACGAGCTGTTCCAGTGGTTCCGCGTGTCGGAGAACAGCTACGACAACTTCGCCTTCCCGGCGGCGGCCGCGGCGGCGCGCTGA
- a CDS encoding enoyl-CoA hydratase/isomerase family protein yields MSEPSLILNREGHAGTILMNRPKALNALDIQMIRDFAHAIGQWRHAAEVKLVILEGAGGRAFCAGGDVRAVRQAAIEGNRAPVEAFFTEEYAVNEGIALFGKPWVSIIDGICMGGGIGLAIHNGPRVVSEHALLAMPETAIALFPDVGTSHILPRLPGALGTWLALTGARLSGADAVHAGLATHYVPREKLAALRAALVETGDAAVVDRFAEAPPAPSFAEHRATIDRCFSQPSVLDIIRALEAEGTEWAASQVKVLRRMSPTSLCVSLELLKRGAALDLRGCLDEELHLTRVVVHDHPDFREGVRSVLVDKDGSPSWTPATLEEVDHTAIRAMFR; encoded by the coding sequence ATGAGCGAACCGAGCCTCATCCTGAACCGGGAGGGCCATGCCGGCACCATCCTGATGAACCGGCCCAAGGCGCTGAACGCGCTGGACATCCAGATGATCCGCGACTTCGCCCATGCCATCGGCCAGTGGCGCCATGCGGCCGAGGTGAAGCTGGTCATTCTCGAAGGCGCCGGTGGCCGCGCCTTCTGCGCCGGCGGCGATGTGCGCGCCGTGCGCCAGGCCGCCATCGAGGGCAACCGCGCCCCGGTCGAGGCCTTCTTCACCGAGGAATACGCGGTGAACGAGGGCATCGCGCTGTTCGGCAAGCCCTGGGTGTCCATCATTGATGGCATCTGCATGGGCGGCGGCATCGGGCTGGCCATCCACAACGGCCCGCGCGTGGTGAGCGAGCACGCGCTGCTCGCCATGCCCGAGACCGCCATCGCGCTGTTTCCGGATGTCGGCACCAGCCACATCCTGCCGCGCCTGCCCGGCGCGCTGGGCACCTGGCTGGCGCTGACCGGCGCGCGGCTCTCGGGCGCGGATGCGGTGCATGCGGGCCTGGCCACGCACTATGTCCCGCGCGAGAAGCTGGCCGCACTCCGCGCCGCCCTGGTCGAGACGGGCGATGCCGCGGTGGTGGACCGCTTCGCCGAAGCCCCGCCCGCGCCCAGCTTCGCCGAGCACCGCGCAACCATTGACCGCTGCTTCAGCCAGCCCTCGGTGCTGGACATCATCCGCGCGCTGGAGGCCGAGGGAACGGAATGGGCCGCGTCGCAGGTGAAGGTGCTGCGGCGCATGTCGCCCACCAGCCTCTGCGTGTCACTGGAACTGCTGAAGCGCGGCGCGGCGCTCGATCTGCGCGGCTGCCTCGATGAGGAGTTGCATCTGACGCGCGTGGTGGTGCACGATCATCCGGACTTCCGGGAGGGCGTGCGCAGCGTGCTCGTGGACAAGGATGGCAGCCCCTCCTGGACCCCCGCCACGCTGGAAGAGGTGGACCACACCGCGATCCGGGCGATGTTCCGGTAA
- a CDS encoding superoxide dismutase — MPHLHRRSLFLTAGLGLIAAAPARAQEGPHRLPDLPYGLDANEAAIDARTMELHHGGHHRTYVRQLNSALEGHDTLARLPLEQLLTRIEQAPSDIRTKLRNNGGGHANHSMFWHIMGGDGEGPRGELRAAIDRDFGSMERFREQFEGTSSDVFGSGWAFVTVNREGALAITRRPNQDTPLMQDERVLMGNDLWEHAYYLRYQNRREEYIKSWWQVLHWGRIGARYAAAKSGRLGV; from the coding sequence ATGCCTCACCTCCACCGCCGTTCGCTGTTCCTGACAGCGGGACTGGGCCTCATCGCCGCCGCGCCCGCCCGCGCGCAGGAGGGGCCGCACCGCCTGCCCGACCTGCCCTATGGCCTCGACGCCAACGAGGCCGCGATTGATGCGCGCACCATGGAGCTGCACCATGGCGGCCATCATCGAACCTATGTGCGGCAGCTCAATTCCGCGCTGGAAGGCCATGACACGCTGGCCCGCCTGCCGCTGGAACAGCTTCTGACGCGCATCGAGCAGGCGCCGTCGGACATCCGCACCAAGCTGCGCAACAATGGCGGCGGGCATGCGAACCACAGCATGTTCTGGCACATCATGGGCGGCGACGGCGAAGGCCCGCGGGGTGAGCTGCGCGCGGCCATTGACCGCGACTTCGGCAGCATGGAGCGCTTCCGCGAGCAGTTCGAGGGCACCAGCAGCGACGTCTTCGGCTCCGGCTGGGCCTTCGTGACGGTGAACCGCGAGGGCGCGCTGGCCATCACCCGCCGGCCCAACCAGGACACGCCGCTGATGCAGGATGAGCGCGTGCTGATGGGCAATGACCTCTGGGAGCACGCCTACTACCTGCGCTACCAGAACCGCCGCGAGGAATACATCAAATCCTGGTGGCAGGTGCTGCATTGGGGGCGCATCGGCGCGCGCTACGCGGCCGCGAAGTCGGGCCGTCTGGGCGTGTAG